In Ananas comosus cultivar F153 linkage group 14, ASM154086v1, whole genome shotgun sequence, the genomic stretch GTAATCATATCCATCCTGGAATTGTCACCAGGGTAACAGTAAATACCTCGCCCAAACATATTTGGGATATCATCGTGTGGCATTCCCCTCCCATTATCCTACAATAGAGGGAATGTAAATCCTGAGTGAACTAAAGATGGTACTTCAACATGTGGGAAGCTAGCCGATACATTTTCCAACCATACCTTACAAGTTACCCTGAAAAAAGCAGCTTCACCCCGGCTCTTTGCTCCTTTTGCTGTTGAaggctccttgaacttcttccctAGAGCAATATTCTTGGCTTGAATTTCTTGAACACGAGCTTCTTTCGCTAGGCGTTTCTGAGGATGCCAAAATTGGGGTATATAGAAATCAAGAAAGCATATACTTATGGGGGAAAAAAATTCCCGTTTGCATTACACATTAATCTACATACACGACATTATTAAGCATGAGAAGGCCAAGTTATTCGAATACAGTATTTTCGCTCTTATTTCCACTCTTAATTGAAGCAAGCAGATGTCATACTTCTATCCTAGAGCAAATTGCACCAAGGATCCTCAAACTGTAAGTACATTTCAGTCTTGTCATCAATCTTCCAGCTTCTGCAGTTGAATACGAACCTCCAAATTCCTATATAATCCTAGTCCTTCATTTAAATTCTCATTAAATTGGATGAAAAATATCTGGATAACATATCTTAAGTGATCTAACCCAATATCACAAAGAGAAGAGTGATTACATGGCCGTAACTTGTCGACAACATGAACGTTTCCATTCATTTTAACATAGAAATTCAGCTACAGGACTAAGAGTAGAAGAACGGAAAGATTAAAAATCACATTACCATCATTATCCTTTATAGACAAAAGGTAAAACTTCAAAACGCTCTCATCGTATAGCCTTATTACATTTTAACGCTCCAAGGTTAAAATTGCAATGCTTTACCATCATGTGTTTGTTTGTTCCTATTGCCCTGTGGGATCTGATATAGAATGCTGTTAAATTGAGCATGTGGTGATCATGTGATTAATTAAACCGTTATAACTAAGGAGGATCAAGAATTCACTATAGTTAAGAAATTAACCGTTAGTGCAATGTTTTAACAAGCTGTGTGACTTTCCACATGCTCGACTTAAATGGCGCTCAACCACAGTAACATTCAACTGCAGTAAAGTACTACAATTTGAACTGCAGGTTGATGAAGTGGAATCAGGTCATAGCACAGTAGGGGTTTCCGAAGTTTCCCAACATTGTAAGTACAAGCAAAACGCACCTCACGAGCCTTAGCAGACTCAAAATCATCATACAGCTCCTCATCAACGCGCTCACGATCAACAAGACCTATCATCGTATTGAACTTGCTCTTATTAATCTCTTCACTGCCCAAATCGAACACAACCAGCTTATGTTCCACAATCCATGAATCCAACGAAGAGATCATTACACACAACCTTATTCTTTATCCAAAATCACTTACATTGCAATTTCAATTACAGGGAGTTCAGATATGGACTCAGCTGAATCAAGGGAGTTCTCAACAAGCTCTCGCACCGTAGTGTACAGCGACTTCCCGGGCTGGAAATAGCAAGATTACAACTTGATCAAACAATTGCAAAAAACCATTGAGAAAATGTGGTTTGCGCAGTGCCACTAAAAGAAGCATAAAATTGACATCCTCCAAGTAGCTTCTCTCTACAGTACaatcaaaagctccaaattggaGCATTTGTTTTGCGTATCACAATCTCATTTTAGCGTCCTATCATAGTAGAACTGTCGAAGGTTTCAAGCTTTAGCTACGGACGAATACAGAGGAGCTATTTGGGAAACTCTGTTACGGTGCTTCTCCCAACAGCACCTTCAGCAAACAGTAAGGCAATTCTATGCAGAACTTACATTGTCGAACCCGGCGATGTTCTTGTTCTCGGCAAAGAACTCCGCAGGGGATTCTGAAACGAGAAACATAGCAAGAACCGATTTTGAACAGCGAAATCGAAGAGAAATGGAGCACAACGAGAAGCATTTATTGAGGGAAAAGGAGCAACTTTGCTTGAGGACGCTCTCCTTCGCCTTCTTAGGGTTTTGCTTGGCTTTGCCCCGATTCGACTTCTTTGGCTCCTCCTCCGGCGCTCCGCCGATGCCCTCGGAGTCCATGGATGACGAAACTCGAGCTAGAGGAGGAAGACGAAGGGAGTTGAGGGAGATGAATCAGGGTTTTAGGGttggaattagggttagggtttataGGGCTCTTTCGGAGGTCGAAGAGGAAGGAAAGGCGACAAATAAAATGGAGGGAAAGAAGATGATCGGCGCGGGGCCCTCAAGtactttttcttaaaataatccttaaaaaaattctaattggataaataatttttttatttgtaaattttttgtgaaatttttaggatagtttgtgaattttgtacataaattattagaatttgtgttagaattatatgaatagattgctaattttttttgaattattaaaattatacgtaatttgttaaaatttttatatagttacTAAAACTCTATATGAGATTTTTGGTTGACTAAACCTtcaaaaaataagaatttaagattttttatttataaataatttataaaagttgTAGTTTCATTACAATTtctgacagaaaaaaaaaaaaaagagaaaagtttcGAGCAGCGAAAAAAGAAGCAGGAAGGAGTAATGAAACAGATGACAGATTCTCCACTCTGTTACAGGCTTACAGCCTTCCTCTAAAAGTGAAAATTTGACTTCGAGACCGCAAGCAAACGCAATTCGGTTCAGcttattttgtttttggttcAATTTAGTTCTCGACGAATTTTTTTTCGATTAAACAGGGGTATATCTTATTTTAACAAAGTCAGAACAGAGAGTACAGGAGCAGTCTAGTAAGGCGAAAAAAAGGAACGGCAAGGACAGCATGGGTTGATCACAATCAAGATCTTGGAGCAGGAACCcagaaacaaaaaaaccaaaaaccaaaaaaaaaccccaaaaaacgCACACTCCTAGATGCTGTCCGCGTCCCCGAGTGCGGCTTTCCACGATCGCACCGTGCAGAGAATGTTTTGGCTCCGGAAGCTAGGCTGCTTGAGTTGATCTTCGAATAGTCTCTTATTTCGTTCATTCCATAATTCCCAGCATGAAGCCGTGAAGAGGAGGTCGAAATGGTCCTTGAATTGGCCAGAGAGTAGATTTCTAGCAGACTGCTCCAGCGTTCGGCTAACTCAGCAGCGTAGTCAGACGTCAACATTTGGAGCACCAGCGGTCGGCGAAGCAGACGGTTCCAAAGTGACCTGGCGTAAGGGCATAGGAAGAACAAGTGGTTGAGTGTCTCTACCTCCCTGCAACAGAGAAGACATATTGAGGGGCCGTGCCAGCCCCGCTTTGCAAGAAATTCGAGTCTGTTTCGTGCAGCTAACCAAATGAACAATTTGATTCTAAGAAGGATTTTAAGACGCCAGAGGAAAAGTTCTTGACGAATTTAAAACTCGCAAACTTGCAATTTGTTACACAAACCTTTTCCGACGATTGAGCGCACGTATCGAAGTGCGTACAAAGTTCAAACATCGTCAGTACAGTGCAGTACAACACAATTTCAGCTATGAAGAACTGATTAAAATCTGACGGATTCAGCTGGCAGAGCAACCGCAACAAGCCCTTCTAGCATCTGTATCGCTTTTTGCATCGACGGTCGCAGCGACGGATCTTCTTGCGTGCACCAAATGGCTACTAATATGAACCTGCTCAATCTAGTCATATCCGCCAAGGCCGCCTCGTCGCTCTCCACCAGCAGGTCCAGTTTGTCATCTTTGAGGCACTCGTGAGCCCAATGCACCAACACCGCCTTATCCTCGGCCATGTCGATCTCTACGCTCCTTCTGCAACAGATTATCTCCAACAGCACGACGCCAAAGCTGTAGACGTCCACCTTCGCGGTGATCGCGGTGTTCCTGAACCACTCCGGCGCGACATATCCTCTTGTCCCCCTGATGCAAAGGGTGCTCGTTCGCGTTTGGTCGTTCTTAAGAAGCTTCGCGAGCCCGAAATCGGCGATCCTGGCTACCGAATTATCGTCCAGCAGTATGTTCTGAGGCTTTATATCGCAGTGGATAATCTGCGCGCTGCACTCGTCGTGCAAGTAGAGCAAGCCTCTGGCAATCTCCAGGGCGATTCGGACTCGCTTACTCCAGCTCGGCTTCTCAGGTCCAAACAGCAAGCTCGTCAACGATCCGTTGCTCATGTACTCGTACACCAGCAGCCGATGCGTCCCCTCGTTGCAAAATCCGAATAGCCTCACCAGGTTCTTGTGGTGGGTCCGGCCGATCGCGCGCACCTCGTTAGTGAATTCGTTCTCCGACTCGCGCAGCGCCAGATCACGTAACTTTTTCACCGCGATTACTGTGTTTGATTCAGAAGCTAGCATCCCTTTGTACACGGTACCGAAGGCTCCGCTGCCCAGCTCGTCTCCGAACGCGTCGGTGGCCTCTTCGAGCTCTCTGTAGGAGAAAACGCGCAGGTTTAGGCCGGAGATGGTCGGATCGGTCGACACtggcttctgcttcttctgCCGACTGCGATAGTTGCAAATTGCTAGAGCAATGGCGGCTACCAAAACTGCGTTTAGAAACCCGGAGATCCCAATAAGCAGCGACCCTGCTAGAATcagttcaccttcttctttctccACAACAACAGTACTGGTACTAGTACTAGTACTAGTACTAGTATTGAGTGGCGAGGGCGGGAACATGTAGTGagagttgttgttgttgtttttgggcaCTTTTAAAAGCGTTTTCCCGCCGACGTAGCTCGCACTTCTTCCGTTAGAGAGCGGTAGCTTCTTCTTCCAGCAGTATCCGTCGCGATAGACGGCCGCTCCGCAGAAACAAACGCGCAAGCAATAATCTTTGCAACGGGCCTCGTCGACAGGATAGTAGACATCGTAGTCGTACACCGCGAACGGCCAATCGGTGTCGGCCATCTCGACGAAGTCGTATAAACTCGCCTGGTCTGTCGCGCAGCTCTGCGGGGCGAAATCCGGCGCGCAGCCTCTGTACTGCCGGGACGGGTCGATGAACGAGTACTGCGGCGGGCACAGACAGGCCGACGACGTCTGGTTCGGCCCCGACGACGGCCTGCAGTAGCTGTTGAACCCGCAGGTGCCGCTGCCGGTCCACGTCTGGATCCGACACACGTCCGCGGGAATGCTCAGCACCGCCGTCCACTCCTCCGGCCAGCTGCTTGCGTTTCGAATTCTCGCCGACCCCGGCTTCGGATAAACGTACTGCCGGAATGCGCCGTCGGGGTCGATGGTCGCTCTGTGGTAGAAGTCTGCGGTGGAGGGAGAGGCGCTGGCAGTGAAGTTGAGAGCCGCCGAGCCGGCGCCATGGCCGTCTCCTAGATTGAAGTACAGAAGGCCGGACTCCGAGAAGACGAGCTGAGTCTGATTGCCGGCGGTGCCAGTCTGCCAGTAGACGTCGTAGAACATGCCCGTCGGCACGTTGACCGGGACGAGCACGAGATCGCCTGTCTCACTGTTGACGAGCTGGAACCGCCCCTTGGAGCAGTCGGAGTCCGAGAGCCGTGACCGGAGAGTTGCACCCCGGGTCAGGACTTGGCCCGGGAGCATCGTGTCGGTCGGAGAGCCGAAGCTCTGCCACAGCGGCACGCCGGAGGAGTTAGGTCCCATGACGACGAGGTTGCCGGCGTCGAGGAGTGCGGCGTATGCGGCGCCGGTGACGTTGGCGTTCCAGaccttgttaaatataaaaaataaatatatatatataaaaacatcgTTCGCTACTAACCCAAGCTCGGCGTtcggcggaatagcggggataaattattttgttcGGCTCAGTTTATTTCCATACCGAATATAGCGTTAAAGAATGAGTAATGGTTGCTTCGTATAATTTAACAGACCTCTCTGCCGAAATGGTCTACGAGAGAGAGTTCGCCGTCGGCGGTGAGGTCGAGGCGAGAGCCGGGCTGGACCGGGTTGTCGCCGTTGGCGAACCACGTGAGGGTGGGAGGGACGGTGTTGGCGAACCAAACGgcgaggaggaaggaggagttGGAGCGGTCGAGCGGATAGAAGCCGAAGGCGAAGTCGCCGGAAGCGGAGGCCCAGCCGGCGGTTGAACCTGAACCCCCGGGACTAAGGGTGGTGCCTCGAGTCATGTTGTTGACTGCATGGCTCTGATCAGCAAGAGTGGTAACTGGGAGAGCATGGCTAAGAACAAGCAGGTAGAgaaggaggggaggaggaggtacCGCATTCAAATAGCTTGGTGGCGCCATTTACTCTCTCTAGATCgatttccccctctctctctccctctctcctcttgTTTCTGGTAGATGTTGCTGTTggttaatttaatttgataggaTAAAAGGGAACAAAACTTTGATGGGAACAGTCTTCATAATAAGATAGCTCCGACTACAGTCCGACTACGGTGCTCTTAAAAGCGTCAAGCATttagtatttataaatttttcaccgttaaattttacttctttaattaCGTTATTCCACTTACCATTCACTCAGgatcattatcatcctaaccgtatatttcttaatttaaaGACCGAAATCCTTAATTATGTTATTCCACTAACcattcactcaactctagaggatcattatcatcctaaccgtatatttcttAATCTAAGGACCGAAAACCTACAAGTAttgttacttttaaaaatataggagctcaattcgtGCGGACTATactgttggctatttattattagttaaaaataagTCCAACTTTCTATTCCGTAATAATACATCAAGAAAACTAGTAAATTGAGTGGGACTGTGGTCTACAATTAATCTAACAATAATAGAGCTAAAAATAAACCTAACGTTCAGATGAATTGAGTGGAGTCAAAGTTCGAAAGTGCTGTGGTGAAGTTATTAAACGTGATGGATTCGTTGTTTCTGTCGATATGTATTTTTAGAATAGTTGGTTAGCATTTATTATCCACATATAcgaattttaaatctaattttttaatttatttcatttaaattatttgatgacTCAcaggatataaaatttaagttacttATTATCTACTTTAATGAATTTGCGGTTATAAATATACCAACTAAACTCGTGAAGATAAAGGGTGCATacaaatttgaagttaaaaaattactaattagctcaaatcaagtaaattaaaaattagataataaaattaaattttttaaaaaactagatAGCTCAATCAAAATagattatagtttttttttttttttttttgagaaagataagtagcacgctacccgcttcatttatttcatttcgaaataaatttagctggaaatgtgaatcaactaggattcgaacttgggtgtcggataccaaccaccaagtcttttgtcaCTTACTCTAAAGACAGTCGGTAAAATAGATTATAGTTAAGATGTGTTTTCcacatttttaccctttttttactCCTCCCCTAAGTCAACACCCATAGCAGAGACTTTGATACATTCATCAGGATTCTACTggactttttgttttttttctttttatgaatGCCCTTATCCTAAAAATTTTTCTTGAACTAgtcacaaattttattttaattttttaaaagggtGCTAAGTTACCCCCAACCTTATTGTATTACCAATCAATTGCATTAGACAATAGCATAATGTATCATTTAACATCCTGGTTTGATATAATATCAGTGCTACAtcatagtaatattttttttaaaaaaaaaaattattatagttGTTGTTATTTATTAGTCATCTTggttgaaatatatatttattgctACATACATGGTCCAAGCAACTTAATATAACCAGGCGATAACTACTATAGTTGTCTTTTACttctttcatgtttttttttaatttcttttcaagTTCATCTCTTAATTTCTAGTCTTTTTTTAGACACCATTATGCACTTTAATTAACAGAAATGTAGCTATATATGCTTTAATATTCAAAAGCTTTTTGACCTTTTAGCAGGATGATTAAGACTAGATATTAGACTAATGAATAATAAAGGTTTGAAATTAACATATAGGCAATACATTTAGAAACACCATGccaaagattttaaaaaataatcctTTATAGCCTACTAacccattaaaaaaaagaaaaagaaaaaagagagagagagagagaatttgacACGGTcgaccgatcgacgatttggaTGTCC encodes the following:
- the LOC109720364 gene encoding G-type lectin S-receptor-like serine/threonine-protein kinase LECRK3, translated to MAPPSYLNAVPPPPLLLYLLVLSHALPVTTLADQSHAVNNMTRGTTLSPGGSGSTAGWASASGDFAFGFYPLDRSNSSFLLAVWFANTVPPTLTWFANGDNPVQPGSRLDLTADGELSLVDHFGREVWNANVTGAAYAALLDAGNLVVMGPNSSGVPLWQSFGSPTDTMLPGQVLTRGATLRSRLSDSDCSKGRFQLVNSETGDLVLVPVNVPTGMFYDVYWQTGTAGNQTQLVFSESGLLYFNLGDGHGAGSAALNFTASASPSTADFYHRATIDPDGAFRQYVYPKPGSARIRNASSWPEEWTAVLSIPADVCRIQTWTGSGTCGFNSYCRPSSGPNQTSSACLCPPQYSFIDPSRQYRGCAPDFAPQSCATDQASLYDFVEMADTDWPFAVYDYDVYYPVDEARCKDYCLRVCFCGAAVYRDGYCWKKKLPLSNGRSASYVGGKTLLKVPKNNNNNSHYMFPPSPLNTSTSTSTSTSTVVVEKEEGELILAGSLLIGISGFLNAVLVAAIALAICNYRSRQKKQKPVSTDPTISGLNLRVFSYRELEEATDAFGDELGSGAFGTVYKGMLASESNTVIAVKKLRDLALRESENEFTNEVRAIGRTHHKNLVRLFGFCNEGTHRLLVYEYMSNGSLTSLLFGPEKPSWSKRVRIALEIARGLLYLHDECSAQIIHCDIKPQNILLDDNSVARIADFGLAKLLKNDQTRTSTLCIRGTRGYVAPEWFRNTAITAKVDVYSFGVVLLEIICCRRSVEIDMAEDKAVLVHWAHECLKDDKLDLLVESDEAALADMTRLSRFILVAIWCTQEDPSLRPSMQKAIQMLEGLVAVALPAESVRF